In Archangium violaceum, the following are encoded in one genomic region:
- a CDS encoding lysophospholipid acyltransferase family protein encodes MKLLSPLIALFQAVFLILWLVFWITVSGLAAILTLNGELPLVMARRFWASMHWHITGSPLLVEPLPDVDWSKPHIFLMNHQSAFDIPVAFAVIPVNIRFIAKHVLKWIPFLGWYMVGTGMIFLNRSNRREAMRSLKLAGERIRAGSNILAFPEGTRSKDGRILPFKKGSFVLAVEAGVPIIPMAIEGTRGMLPKGSIRLRRHTIRVKVGQPISTAGIKGPAREALMNQVRDVIIQLHRDIGGEGGVPQESLASGNDKNVDLADRPI; translated from the coding sequence ATGAAGCTCCTGTCCCCCCTCATCGCACTCTTCCAGGCCGTCTTCCTCATCCTGTGGCTGGTGTTCTGGATTACCGTGTCCGGGCTGGCGGCGATCCTCACGCTCAACGGGGAGCTGCCGCTGGTGATGGCGCGGCGCTTCTGGGCATCCATGCACTGGCACATCACCGGCTCGCCCCTGCTCGTGGAGCCGCTGCCGGACGTCGACTGGAGCAAGCCCCACATCTTCCTGATGAATCACCAGTCCGCCTTCGACATCCCCGTGGCGTTCGCGGTGATTCCGGTGAACATCCGCTTCATCGCCAAGCACGTGCTCAAGTGGATTCCCTTCCTGGGCTGGTACATGGTGGGAACGGGGATGATCTTCCTCAACCGCTCCAACCGGCGCGAGGCCATGCGCAGTCTGAAGCTCGCGGGTGAGCGCATCCGCGCCGGCTCCAACATCCTCGCCTTCCCCGAGGGGACGCGCTCGAAGGACGGGCGCATCCTCCCCTTCAAGAAGGGCTCCTTCGTGCTCGCCGTGGAGGCCGGGGTGCCCATCATCCCGATGGCCATCGAGGGCACGCGCGGGATGCTCCCGAAAGGCAGCATCCGACTGAGGCGCCACACCATCCGGGTGAAGGTGGGCCAGCCCATCTCCACCGCGGGCATCAAGGGCCCCGCGCGCGAGGCCCTCATGAACCAGGTGCGTGACGTCATCATCCAGCTCCACCGGGACATCGGCGGTGAGGGAGGCGTGCCGCAGGAGTCCCTCGCCTCGGGGAACGACAAGAACGTCGACCTCGCGGACCGCCCGATCTGA
- the recA gene encoding recombinase RecA has translation MNKLTEKLKAVAAAVAAIEKQFGKGAVMPLGGEVREQRVAVIPSGSVGLDRALGVGGYPRGRVVEIFGNESSGKTTLTLHAIAQVQAQGGVAAFIDAEHALDVNYARKLGVRVEELLISQPDTGEQALEITEQLVRSGAVDLIVVDSVAALVPRAEIEGEMGDAHMGVQARLMSQALRKLTGAVSRSGCCIIFINQIRMKIGVVFGNPETTTGGNALKFYSSVRMEIRRASNLKDGETVVGTRAKVKVVKNKVAPPFHEAEFDLLYGVGIHRAGEVLDLGVQAGLVDKAGSHFSLRGERIGQGRDRAAEWLREHPDAMEALARELVGTALPVPPPSANPELEMPAAVA, from the coding sequence ATGAACAAGCTGACGGAGAAGTTGAAGGCGGTGGCGGCGGCGGTGGCGGCGATCGAGAAGCAGTTCGGCAAGGGCGCGGTGATGCCGCTGGGCGGCGAGGTGCGCGAGCAGCGGGTGGCGGTCATCCCGTCGGGCTCGGTGGGGCTGGACCGGGCGCTCGGGGTGGGCGGCTACCCGCGCGGGCGCGTGGTGGAGATCTTCGGCAACGAGTCCTCGGGCAAGACGACGCTCACCCTGCATGCCATCGCGCAGGTGCAGGCGCAGGGCGGCGTGGCGGCCTTCATCGACGCGGAGCACGCGCTGGACGTCAACTACGCGCGCAAGCTGGGCGTGCGCGTGGAGGAGCTGCTCATCTCCCAGCCAGACACCGGCGAGCAGGCGCTGGAGATCACCGAGCAGCTCGTGCGCTCGGGGGCGGTGGACCTGATCGTGGTGGACTCGGTGGCGGCGCTGGTGCCGCGCGCGGAGATCGAGGGCGAGATGGGGGATGCGCACATGGGCGTGCAGGCCCGGCTGATGAGCCAGGCGCTGCGCAAGCTGACGGGCGCGGTGAGCCGCTCGGGGTGCTGCATCATCTTCATCAACCAGATCCGCATGAAGATCGGCGTGGTGTTCGGCAACCCGGAGACGACCACGGGCGGCAACGCGCTGAAGTTCTACTCCTCGGTGCGCATGGAGATCCGCCGCGCGAGCAACCTCAAGGACGGCGAGACGGTGGTAGGCACGCGGGCGAAGGTGAAGGTGGTGAAGAACAAGGTGGCCCCGCCCTTCCATGAGGCGGAGTTCGACCTGCTGTACGGCGTGGGCATCCACCGCGCGGGCGAAGTGCTGGACCTGGGGGTGCAGGCGGGGCTGGTGGACAAGGCTGGCAGCCACTTCAGCCTGCGGGGGGAGCGGATCGGCCAGGGCCGGGACCGGGCCGCGGAGTGGCTGCGCGAGCACCCGGATGCCATGGAGGCGCTCGCCCGAGAGCTGGTGGGGACGGCGCTGCCCGTGCCCCCGCCGAGCGCCAACCCCGAGCTGGAGATGCCCGCGGCGGTCGCCTAG
- a CDS encoding DUF1285 domain-containing protein: MTQPPSGPTPPSGPPPFGKRWHTREDSGIRLDARLRWWHDDEPIEHPRIIELFNTSLVLDDEGRYQLQIGKDWCYVQVEDAAYEVRTVDVTPDERVSVRLSDRTAEALEPASLAVGPDGVLTCGVKGGRGKARFSRDAQYQLGELLEQDEGGHLYLRAGQRRLPVPAVSLDALGA, translated from the coding sequence GTGACACAACCGCCTTCAGGACCCACACCGCCCTCGGGCCCTCCGCCCTTCGGCAAGCGCTGGCACACCCGCGAGGACAGCGGCATCCGCCTCGATGCCCGGCTGCGCTGGTGGCACGACGACGAGCCCATCGAGCACCCGCGCATCATCGAGCTCTTCAACACGTCGCTCGTCCTCGATGACGAGGGCCGCTACCAGCTCCAGATTGGCAAGGACTGGTGCTACGTCCAGGTGGAGGACGCCGCCTACGAGGTGCGTACCGTGGACGTCACCCCGGACGAGCGGGTGTCCGTGCGCCTGAGCGATCGCACCGCCGAGGCGCTCGAGCCGGCCTCCCTCGCCGTGGGTCCCGATGGCGTCCTCACGTGTGGGGTGAAGGGCGGCCGGGGCAAGGCGCGCTTCTCCCGGGACGCCCAGTACCAGCTCGGCGAGCTGCTGGAGCAGGACGAGGGCGGCCACCTGTACCTGCGCGCGGGCCAGCGCCGCCTCCCGGTGCCCGCGGTGTCGCTCGACGCGCTCGGCGCCTAG
- a CDS encoding competence/damage-inducible protein A, with protein sequence MRVELLCTGDELVTGLTPDTNSPYLEARLFELGIKVTRVVLVGDVREDITRALREGASRADVVIVSGGLGPTADDFTAECAAAAAGVPLVEDAGTLEFLRERARKRGRELAPNVARMALVPEGSEVVPNPVGAAPLFIVRMGGCRLFFLPGVPREYRALVDGEVMPRVRSELEKKPDRTYRAFRLLRTVGIAESVLDERVAPLAAAHPRVVFGFRTHAPENQLKLMAEAASQAEAESALAAAEAASRRELGLAVYGADGDTYTAVLAKLLTEARATLALAESCTGGLIAAQLTAVPGASSFLMGGAVVYTEQMKTAWAGVPAELLARHGAVSNPVAVAMAEGIRAACGTTYGLSVTGFAGPTGGTPEDPVGTVYCALAAEGAPTRCERFSISGDRDLVRLFAASYALELLRERLLTAPSTP encoded by the coding sequence ATGCGCGTCGAGCTCCTGTGTACCGGTGACGAGCTCGTCACCGGCCTGACCCCTGACACCAACAGTCCGTACCTGGAAGCACGGCTCTTCGAGCTGGGCATCAAGGTGACGCGGGTGGTGCTGGTGGGAGACGTGCGCGAGGACATCACCCGCGCCCTGCGCGAGGGCGCGAGCCGGGCGGACGTGGTCATCGTCTCCGGTGGGCTGGGCCCCACGGCGGATGACTTCACCGCCGAGTGTGCCGCCGCCGCCGCGGGCGTGCCGCTCGTCGAGGACGCGGGGACCCTCGAGTTCCTCCGCGAGCGCGCCAGGAAGCGGGGCCGGGAGCTGGCGCCCAACGTGGCCCGCATGGCGCTCGTCCCCGAGGGCTCGGAGGTGGTGCCCAACCCCGTGGGCGCCGCGCCCCTGTTCATCGTCCGCATGGGAGGCTGCCGGCTCTTCTTCCTCCCGGGAGTACCCCGCGAGTACCGGGCGCTGGTGGACGGCGAGGTGATGCCGCGCGTGCGCTCGGAGCTGGAGAAGAAGCCGGACCGCACGTACCGCGCCTTCCGCCTGCTGCGGACGGTGGGCATCGCCGAGTCCGTCCTCGACGAGCGCGTGGCTCCCCTGGCCGCGGCGCACCCCCGGGTGGTGTTCGGCTTCCGCACGCACGCGCCGGAGAACCAGCTCAAGCTGATGGCGGAGGCTGCCTCCCAGGCCGAGGCCGAGTCCGCCCTGGCCGCCGCCGAGGCCGCCTCGCGCCGGGAGCTCGGCCTGGCGGTGTACGGCGCGGATGGGGACACCTACACCGCGGTGCTGGCGAAGCTGCTGACGGAGGCCCGGGCCACGCTGGCGCTCGCGGAGAGCTGCACCGGAGGCCTCATCGCGGCGCAGCTCACCGCGGTGCCCGGAGCGAGCAGCTTCCTGATGGGCGGCGCGGTCGTCTACACCGAGCAGATGAAGACGGCCTGGGCCGGGGTTCCGGCCGAGCTGCTGGCCCGCCACGGAGCCGTGTCGAATCCGGTGGCGGTGGCCATGGCCGAGGGCATCCGAGCCGCCTGCGGGACGACCTATGGCCTGTCCGTGACGGGCTTCGCGGGCCCGACGGGGGGCACTCCCGAGGACCCGGTGGGCACCGTCTACTGTGCGCTCGCGGCGGAGGGGGCTCCCACCCGCTGTGAGCGCTTCTCCATTTCTGGCGATCGGGACCTCGTGCGTCTCTTCGCCGCCTCCTATGCGCTCGAACTGCTGCGTGAGCGCCTGCTGACCGCGCCTTCCACCCCATGA
- the pssA gene encoding CDP-diacylglycerol--serine O-phosphatidyltransferase: MRPRKLLFILPNLFTVTSILCGFYALTLCTGEAGPTQLYQAALAILFAMFFDGFDGRVARLTKTQSDFGMQLDSLADVVSFGAAPGLLAYKWALEPMGFLGMFLAFTFAACGALRLARFNVLAMRNPHGGGGSFFVGLPIPLAASVFVSMIIAHHAATGGEVLAAEARVPVAVAVVALALLMVSTVRYRTFKDLRLSPRSALVLMLVLASGVIIGTRFHPAYVLVAYSFAYLGFGLLESAFLVRNRFVARKLGTGAGVAAAVLDEEDDEEEDEDEDEGDTLTR; this comes from the coding sequence GTGAGACCCCGCAAGTTGTTGTTCATCTTGCCCAACCTGTTCACCGTCACCTCCATCCTCTGCGGCTTCTACGCGCTCACCCTGTGTACCGGTGAAGCGGGCCCCACGCAGCTCTACCAGGCGGCCCTGGCCATCCTCTTCGCCATGTTCTTCGACGGGTTCGACGGCCGCGTGGCCCGCCTGACGAAGACCCAGAGCGACTTCGGGATGCAGCTGGACAGCCTGGCGGACGTGGTCTCGTTCGGCGCCGCGCCCGGCCTCCTGGCCTACAAGTGGGCGCTGGAGCCCATGGGCTTCCTGGGCATGTTCCTGGCCTTCACCTTCGCGGCCTGCGGCGCCCTGCGGCTCGCCCGCTTCAACGTGCTGGCCATGCGCAACCCCCACGGTGGTGGGGGGAGCTTCTTCGTTGGCCTGCCCATCCCGCTGGCCGCCAGCGTGTTCGTCTCGATGATCATCGCCCACCACGCCGCCACCGGTGGTGAGGTGCTCGCCGCCGAGGCCCGTGTCCCCGTGGCGGTGGCGGTGGTCGCGCTCGCGCTGCTGATGGTGTCCACTGTCCGGTATCGGACTTTCAAGGACCTGCGCCTGTCTCCGCGCTCGGCGCTCGTCCTGATGCTGGTGCTCGCCAGCGGGGTCATCATCGGTACGCGCTTCCACCCGGCCTACGTGCTGGTGGCCTACTCGTTCGCCTATCTCGGCTTCGGCCTCCTGGAGTCCGCCTTCCTGGTCCGCAACCGGTTCGTGGCCCGGAAGCTGGGGACCGGAGCGGGCGTCGCCGCGGCCGTCCTCGATGAGGAGGACGACGAGGAGGAAGATGAGGATGAGGACGAGGGTGACACGCTCACCCGGTAG
- a CDS encoding alpha/beta fold hydrolase: MDAARWALWVVVAVLALAAVNGLWIFGVRRRYRLRTTSPQRLRTRCEDGWELTLYERRAAHRRFEEPVLLCHGLAANRCTFDFEPPYSMAHFLAEAGFDCFSVEFRGIGDSRPSPRGRRWPDVTVDDLVTQDGPALIQEVLARTGARRAFWIGHSLGGLVGYAVAQGPAGAMLAGLLALGSPVFFSRDPLLHRLIHIGARAAWPRGFRNEWLSHTMAPFLGYATLPLSDVIINPKHILPPIQRKVYANMMSSMSRNVLLQLRDWLEHDAFRSFDGSVDWRAGLAKLSLPVMVMGGSMDRLSPPKNLRAQYELIGSPDKKLHVFGCERGDKMDYGHGDLLFGTGAPIEVYPEIRDWMAVRATALPLGSVQVPSPSGRGLG, translated from the coding sequence ATGGACGCAGCGCGTTGGGCCCTGTGGGTCGTGGTGGCGGTGCTCGCACTGGCCGCGGTGAATGGCCTGTGGATTTTCGGGGTGCGCCGGAGGTATCGGCTGCGCACGACCTCGCCTCAGCGCCTGAGAACCCGCTGCGAGGATGGGTGGGAGTTGACCCTGTATGAGCGGCGTGCCGCGCACCGGCGCTTCGAGGAGCCGGTGCTGCTGTGTCACGGGCTGGCCGCCAATCGCTGCACCTTCGACTTCGAGCCGCCCTACTCCATGGCCCACTTCCTGGCCGAGGCGGGCTTCGACTGCTTCAGCGTGGAGTTCCGGGGTATCGGTGACTCACGGCCCTCGCCCCGGGGACGCCGCTGGCCGGACGTCACCGTGGACGACCTGGTCACCCAGGACGGGCCCGCGCTCATCCAGGAGGTGCTGGCCCGGACCGGAGCGAGGCGCGCGTTCTGGATCGGCCACTCGCTGGGCGGGCTGGTGGGCTACGCGGTGGCTCAGGGACCCGCCGGGGCGATGCTCGCTGGGCTGCTCGCCCTGGGCTCGCCCGTCTTCTTCTCGAGGGATCCGCTCCTGCACAGGCTCATCCACATCGGCGCCCGGGCCGCGTGGCCCCGAGGCTTCCGCAACGAGTGGTTGAGCCACACGATGGCGCCCTTCCTCGGCTACGCCACCCTGCCCCTGTCGGACGTCATCATCAACCCGAAGCACATCCTCCCGCCCATCCAGCGCAAGGTGTACGCGAACATGATGTCGTCGATGAGCCGCAACGTGCTCCTGCAGTTGCGCGACTGGCTCGAGCATGACGCCTTCCGCTCCTTCGATGGGAGCGTGGACTGGCGCGCGGGGCTGGCGAAACTGTCGCTGCCGGTGATGGTGATGGGCGGGAGCATGGACCGGCTGTCCCCACCGAAGAACCTGCGCGCGCAATACGAGCTGATCGGCTCACCGGACAAGAAGCTGCACGTCTTCGGCTGCGAGCGGGGGGACAAGATGGACTACGGGCATGGCGACCTGCTCTTCGGCACGGGGGCGCCGATCGAGGTCTACCCCGAGATACGCGACTGGATGGCGGTCCGCGCCACGGCGCTCCCGCTGGGCTCGGTGCAAGTCCCCTCTCCCTCTGGGAGAGGGCTAGGGTGA
- a CDS encoding right-handed parallel beta-helix repeat-containing protein: MLRCLLMISCLTFPACHAPGALIPPRESTAWTEVWVDGARREGGDGSPERPFSSLSHALAREVAGGPPLRVYLAPGRYPGPFVLPAGLELVGAGEGSVLVGEAAGPTVRAPEGATVRRLGIQGGVWGLEAAGPVRLEAVRFGGQDEGAVRMEAGHLSADGCVFEAGGARAVGVLLSGGTHGEVRESTFTGAFRRGVEARQVELELESVRFRGPLTALYQVEGRVRLRHVSVEEGRDAGLFAQRGSLRLEDVTVTGHEYGLQTVETTLEARGFTSVRAVRAGVVLIGSTGEMKETVVLGSGNYGAMLLVGSDLVLRDVRVDGADEYGIAVTRGRLRLQQAVITRLTSHGGDSGDGLHLRDADVEVEGLVVRNVAGVGVLGAQGSRVRLRDVSLESCQEAGVHAETLGQVTAEGLVVRGSGGPALIAMENGVLRADALTARENAAGLVWADCEGGAQVRLGRVTGEDPARSTPGPEARCVARPSP, encoded by the coding sequence ATGCTCCGCTGCCTGCTGATGATCTCCTGTCTGACGTTTCCGGCCTGTCACGCACCGGGGGCGCTGATCCCCCCTCGGGAGTCCACCGCGTGGACCGAGGTGTGGGTGGACGGTGCGCGGCGGGAGGGCGGGGACGGGTCGCCAGAGAGGCCCTTCTCCTCGCTGTCCCACGCCCTGGCTCGGGAGGTGGCGGGAGGGCCGCCGCTCCGGGTGTACCTGGCGCCGGGACGGTACCCGGGCCCCTTCGTCCTGCCCGCCGGCCTGGAGCTGGTGGGGGCGGGAGAGGGCTCCGTGCTGGTCGGGGAGGCAGCCGGGCCCACGGTGCGGGCACCCGAGGGGGCCACGGTGAGGCGCCTGGGTATCCAGGGGGGCGTCTGGGGCCTGGAGGCCGCCGGGCCGGTCCGGCTGGAGGCGGTGCGTTTCGGCGGGCAGGACGAGGGGGCGGTGCGGATGGAGGCGGGACACCTCTCGGCGGACGGGTGCGTGTTCGAGGCGGGTGGGGCGCGGGCGGTGGGCGTGCTGCTGTCGGGCGGCACGCACGGAGAGGTGCGGGAGAGCACGTTCACCGGCGCCTTCCGGCGCGGCGTGGAGGCACGGCAGGTGGAGTTGGAGCTGGAGTCCGTGCGCTTCCGCGGGCCGCTGACGGCGCTGTACCAGGTGGAGGGCCGGGTGCGGCTGCGTCACGTGAGCGTGGAGGAGGGACGCGACGCGGGCCTCTTCGCCCAGCGGGGCTCGCTGCGGCTCGAGGACGTCACCGTCACCGGACACGAGTATGGCCTGCAGACCGTGGAGACCACGCTGGAGGCGCGGGGGTTCACCTCGGTGCGCGCGGTGCGGGCGGGCGTGGTGCTCATTGGTTCGACAGGAGAGATGAAGGAAACGGTGGTGCTGGGCAGCGGCAACTACGGCGCGATGCTGCTGGTGGGCTCGGACCTGGTGCTGCGCGACGTCCGCGTGGATGGGGCGGATGAGTACGGCATCGCGGTCACGCGCGGGCGGCTGCGGCTTCAACAGGCCGTCATCACCCGCCTGACGTCGCATGGGGGCGACTCCGGTGACGGGCTGCACCTGCGTGACGCGGACGTGGAGGTGGAGGGGCTCGTGGTGCGAAACGTGGCGGGCGTGGGCGTGCTGGGCGCGCAGGGCTCGCGGGTGAGGCTGCGCGACGTGTCCCTGGAGTCGTGCCAGGAGGCCGGGGTGCACGCGGAGACGCTGGGGCAGGTGACGGCCGAGGGGCTCGTGGTGCGAGGCTCGGGCGGGCCCGCGCTGATCGCCATGGAGAATGGCGTGCTGCGCGCGGATGCGCTCACGGCGCGGGAGAATGCCGCGGGGCTCGTGTGGGCCGACTGCGAGGGGGGCGCCCAGGTGCGGCTGGGCCGTGTGACGGGTGAGGACCCTGCTCGGAGCACCCCGGGGCCCGAGGCGCGCTGCGTGGCAAGACCCTCACCCTAG
- a CDS encoding HU family DNA-binding protein produces the protein MTKAELVEVVAAQSRLTKKSAAEILDIVFANIGKAVKKDQRFSYPGFGTWSVRSRKARKIRNPQTNEMMKLKASKTIGFRPAKELKNSL, from the coding sequence ATGACCAAGGCAGAGCTCGTGGAGGTGGTGGCGGCGCAGTCCCGGCTGACGAAGAAGTCCGCCGCGGAGATTCTCGACATCGTCTTCGCCAACATCGGCAAGGCGGTGAAGAAGGACCAGCGCTTCAGCTACCCCGGCTTCGGCACCTGGTCGGTCCGCTCGCGCAAGGCGCGGAAGATCCGCAACCCGCAGACCAACGAGATGATGAAGCTCAAGGCCTCGAAGACGATCGGCTTCCGGCCCGCCAAGGAGCTGAAGAACTCGCTGTAG